The genome window TTGTAAATATTTCTGGCTTCATCCTGTGCCTCCTCGGACGAAAAGGAGTCTGCGTTCCCTACTATGAGACGTCCTCCGTACGAGTTGGCGAACGCACACACCGTGCGCAGGTGCTTCGTCTTCCATTGCCTCTTCTGGTCCGAGGTTTGATCTGCCATGTTCGGTGGACCGTAATGCATGATGATTAATCTTTTCGAACAAGATTAATCTACACAATATATTGATAGTATATAGTTAAACACATAATCAATATTTTACCGCAATGAAACATACCCAATTCTTTTCAGGGACTTCCTTTAATTCCGCCCTCAGCCCGTATTTACCGAGAATCGACACCATCTCTTCGTTCTTCACTAATTTCATCCCGGTCCTCTTGGCATACTCGGCGTTCCTTTTATCGAAATTGGGGTCTGGATACTGTTCAGATACGACGATCAACCTCCCACCGGGAGAAAGCACGCGTCTGATCTCCTTGAAGGCCACGTCAAGGTCCTTCCAGAAGAAGTAGGTCTCGAAAGCGGAGATCAGATCGAAAGACCCATTGGGATAAGGAAGGTCCTCTACGGGTGACATGTCGATCCTGCATCTGCCGCTATCGATGTTCAAGGTGTTGGTCTCGGAAGCCAGCTTGACCGCCTCGTTAGAGGGGTCCGCCCCATGGAGATGGGCCTTTGGATACATCTTTCCGAGCATATGCAATTGCATACCGCCTCCGCAGCCTATGTCGAGGATATTGCGGGGATTTAGATCGGACGGGAGCAGAGACAGCGCCCACTCGCTCAGCTCTCGGTGATGTTCGTTCATGGATTCGAGGGATTCGCGTCCCTCGGCACCTTTCGGGTCGCCAAAGCGGAAGAAGTCTAAAGGTCTCTGATCCATGTCACCCGATTGGCCCGCATCTATATCATTTTCATGCTGAACTCTGTTCGGTCCGCCTTCCGGATTTTAATTTGGGAACAGTCATGAATTTAAATGAGTTCGTTTATCAGGTGCCGAGGTTATCAAAATGGTATCCATAATAGAAGCAGAATGCGTCGCCTGCGGCGCGTGTGTGGACGCTTGCCCCGAGGCAGCGATCACCGTTGACGACATAGCCATGATCGACGCTGACAAATGCGTTGAATGCGGGGCCTGCGTCGATGAGTGCCCCAGCTCGGCAATCACCGAGTGAAATGCAAACCAAACCGCTTACATTTTTTAATAAGTAAGAAGGAGGGTCGCCCCTCCTGTTTTTGTTTATTCCCCCTGGACCTTTCTCTGCATCCACTTGGGGCCTACCCAGTTCCATCTGCCAAGGATGTGCATCACCGCCGGAACTATGTATGTACGGACCAACAGGGCGTCCACCAAAATGGCAAAGCATAGTGCGAATCCGAACTCCTGCATCATAGGCATAGACGATAGCATCAATGTTCCAAAGGCCCCGCCCATGATGAGGCCGCAGATCGTTATCACCGATCCGGTATGAGTGACCGCTTCGTATATCGCCTTGTCATTGTCCATTCCGAGGTGCATCACGTTCTCCTTTATACGGGTGGTAAGCAGAATATCGTAGTCCATTCCTAAACCCAGGCATATAACGAACAATATTATGGGTATGAGCCAGACCACCCCTATGTCGAGGATGTTCGTAAATATCAGGTGGGTCAGCGCCAGGGTCCACACTATGCTCATCACGACCGTCAGAACCGAGCGTATGGGTATTAGATAGGACTTCATGACGAAGAATAGCAGAAGGATTATCATTATCACTACAAACAGCTCGATGTAACTGAACTCTTCACCGACCGAGTTGGAAAGGTCGTACGTTACAGCGGGGGAACCGGTCACCCATGAGTCGGCTACCTCCGGATTCTCTGCCTTGAACGTATCTACCATTCCGCCGATGGTAGCGATAGTGCCCATGGATTCATTTGATGTGGCCGACGATATGGTGATCGCTGTTATCTTGGCGAACGTCAGCTGTCCTCCGACGCCGGCCGCGATATCTCCTCCCAGCGCCCCTCCCATATAGTTTATCATCGCGTCCATCACCGGCACCGCATACGGGGATTCCATCACCGCCAAGGACAGAGAAGGCATGACCGTGTGCGCATCCATGTAGTTCTGAACAGCCTCGAAGGATCCGGACGACAACAGAGTGCGCATACTCTCCAACAAAGCCGCGTCCATGCCCATGTTGGTGAGCGCCACAGTGGCGTAGGGCGATGCCTCGGTGGGCATATTCATGAGTGCGACTCCTGCGACGGCGTGAGCGAGAAGAGCTTCCCTTATATCATCTGGGTATGTCGATATCATGCTTGTCAGCATTGTGATCTCCCCAGACTGTAATGCTTCCTCCAGAAGGCTGTCGTTAGCCAAGGAAGGATCGTACCATTTCGCCACGCTTGTGGACATCCGTATGTTGTCGGTCTCCGCTATCTGACCTGTCAGTGTGGCCATCTTGCCGTAACTGTCGTTATCGTTCCAAGTCAGCAACGGCGTCGGTTGCGATCCGCTCGTATCGTATGAAAGTGTGGCGACGGCATAGCTGTCATCGAACTCGATCACCACGTAGTTCGGCATGAGGAAGCCCCCGCCAACATAGCCTTCGATCTCCTGCAGGCCATCGTACGACTCGCCGGTGCTCAGTGTGCTCGTGAAGTCGTACGAGGTTTCAGCCGTTGTGACGATATATGCAGCAGGCACCGTCACAAGTATGGCCGCCGCAACGATCGTCTTTGCATGCTTATGTGAGAATTTAGCTGACTTGCGGAAATATTTGGAGCCGAATCCGGAAACCTTACCGTACCATCCGTTCATCGCTTTGCTGCCTTCGCGGAACGTTTCGGCCTTAGACGGCCAGAACATCTTGTCTCCCACGAGGGAAAGCATGGATGTGATCAGCGTAAGGGCTGCGATGAGCGCAATCAATATTCCGACTGCGAGTATTATGCCCATCGTGCTGACCATCGGCACCGAACAGAGCGATAGCGCTCCGAAGCCTATGATCACAGACGCACCGGACGTTGTTATTGATTCTCCTGCCCATACCACCGAATTGTGGAGCGATTCTTCGTGCGATTTTCCGTAACGGCGCTCCTCGCGGTACCTGGCCAGTATAAAGATGCAGTAGTCGCATCCGGCACCCATCATCGTGACAAGAATCAGCATCTCCGTGATGAAGTATATGTTCATAACCTGGCCTAGCGCGAACACCAACGAGAGGGTTATTCCGAACGCGAACCCTATTGTCATCGGCGGAGTGGCCGCAGATATTATGGACCTGAAGAACAGGCCTACCAGGACAAGTATCAGAAGTATGGTGAAGGGGTCAATCTTGGCAAGATCTTCCATGGTCGCGACCTCTGCGTCGTATCCGATCGCAGCGGAACCCGTGACATAAGTGGTGATGGCTATCACTTGGTTCTCGGGCGCGGCGGACTTGTCCGATTCGTATTCGGACACGGCCTTGGATACGTAGTTCCTGAGCTCTGGCGTGTCATCATATACATTTGTGAATTCTGTCGAATATATTACGAACAGGATCGCCAGGGATTTGCTGGACTCGCTTTCGCTCACTCCGTTGTAGATGAAATTGACGATCTTCGGGTTTCCGTAGGCGTCCTTGAATTCCGCGAGCCTGTCGGGATCGTTCAGATATTCATCGGAAAGTTCCTGGAAGTATGTCCCGGCCAGGTTCCTGGCAACATCGCTTTCCAGAACGAGTATCGGACTTGCCGACATCGAGACCTCGGACTGGTAGAAATTATCTTCTATTATGCTTAGGCCCTGCATGGACTCGGAATCGTCCAGGGCGACCTCCGCCGTATCGTATTTGAGCACTCCTCCTGCACCGATAGCGAACGGCGCGGCACAGAGCAGAATGACGACCCAGGCTAAAATTATCTGTTTAGGATATTTGATTATGCTACTTGCCAGTCTCTCAAAAAATTTTGCCATCGAACATCTTGATTGCAGATTCTCTTATTAATATTGCTTTTTATGCATATGCTTGTCCGAAGCATCTGAGCGAGTGCCGCTACCGGCTTATCGAATGGTATAAATAGTAAGTTGAAATATTGAGATATAACGCTGTTTATGTTGCCGTCAACGACGTTAAGCTGTTGACACACAGACGGTGCACACTGATTTGGAGAAGTAAATGAGCAGGAGCGACAAAACAAAATCTGCAGTCGTAGCGATCGCTGTACTTTCGGCGATCGGCTTCGTTGCTCTTTTCGAATTTCCCGATGATGCATATGCCGCAGCTACAGGCAACATCACCTTCGACCTGAACGGCGGATCGATTGACGGTCAGAGCTCTTTCGTAAAGACCATGGGCGAGCTGAATGCGACCGGCCTCCCCGGTGTGTCGGGTTCCACCATCCCCTCCGGAAAAAATGCGTTCGTCGTGTGGAGCGAAAGTCCTACCGTTTACTCCAAGTTGTACAATCCAGGGGACCCCGCACCTCCTAACGTGACCAAATTATACGCTGTGTGGGGCAGTTACACTGCGACTTCCGGAAGCATAAATGTTACGGGCACGGGATGCTATATCATAAACGGGGCAACGAACCTTTCTGTTTCGGTCTCCGCATCAAGCGCCCCGCTACTTGTACTCAACAATTCGACCCTTAGCAGTCTGACTCCAAAAAATTCCACCAACGTCACAATCTTGTTGCACAACGAAAATCAGATTGCCAGCATGAATATCCAAGGATCCAATCAAACAATACGCTTATCCTCGGCGAGTACAGGGGATGTCAACATTGTTTCCAACTCTATTTGGGGCATCAGTAGTTTTATCATTGACGGCGGAAATCTGCAAATAGGGCAGATTTCCACCGGCGGATCCGTTATTCT of Methanomassiliicoccaceae archaeon contains these proteins:
- a CDS encoding class I SAM-dependent methyltransferase, with product MDQRPLDFFRFGDPKGAEGRESLESMNEHHRELSEWALSLLPSDLNPRNILDIGCGGGMQLHMLGKMYPKAHLHGADPSNEAVKLASETNTLNIDSGRCRIDMSPVEDLPYPNGSFDLISAFETYFFWKDLDVAFKEIRRVLSPGGRLIVVSEQYPDPNFDKRNAEYAKRTGMKLVKNEEMVSILGKYGLRAELKEVPEKNWVCFIAVKY
- a CDS encoding 4Fe-4S binding protein — translated: MVSIIEAECVACGACVDACPEAAITVDDIAMIDADKCVECGACVDECPSSAITE
- a CDS encoding MMPL family transporter; its protein translation is MAKFFERLASSIIKYPKQIILAWVVILLCAAPFAIGAGGVLKYDTAEVALDDSESMQGLSIIEDNFYQSEVSMSASPILVLESDVARNLAGTYFQELSDEYLNDPDRLAEFKDAYGNPKIVNFIYNGVSESESSKSLAILFVIYSTEFTNVYDDTPELRNYVSKAVSEYESDKSAAPENQVIAITTYVTGSAAIGYDAEVATMEDLAKIDPFTILLILVLVGLFFRSIISAATPPMTIGFAFGITLSLVFALGQVMNIYFITEMLILVTMMGAGCDYCIFILARYREERRYGKSHEESLHNSVVWAGESITTSGASVIIGFGALSLCSVPMVSTMGIILAVGILIALIAALTLITSMLSLVGDKMFWPSKAETFREGSKAMNGWYGKVSGFGSKYFRKSAKFSHKHAKTIVAAAILVTVPAAYIVTTAETSYDFTSTLSTGESYDGLQEIEGYVGGGFLMPNYVVIEFDDSYAVATLSYDTSGSQPTPLLTWNDNDSYGKMATLTGQIAETDNIRMSTSVAKWYDPSLANDSLLEEALQSGEITMLTSMISTYPDDIREALLAHAVAGVALMNMPTEASPYATVALTNMGMDAALLESMRTLLSSGSFEAVQNYMDAHTVMPSLSLAVMESPYAVPVMDAMINYMGGALGGDIAAGVGGQLTFAKITAITISSATSNESMGTIATIGGMVDTFKAENPEVADSWVTGSPAVTYDLSNSVGEEFSYIELFVVIMIILLLFFVMKSYLIPIRSVLTVVMSIVWTLALTHLIFTNILDIGVVWLIPIILFVICLGLGMDYDILLTTRIKENVMHLGMDNDKAIYEAVTHTGSVITICGLIMGGAFGTLMLSSMPMMQEFGFALCFAILVDALLVRTYIVPAVMHILGRWNWVGPKWMQRKVQGE